From Solea senegalensis isolate Sse05_10M linkage group LG7, IFAPA_SoseM_1, whole genome shotgun sequence, a single genomic window includes:
- the pnoca gene encoding prepronociceptin: MKTVVALLLLCLCDPGQSDCQTDCLSCSNILPKQLNFNTMVCLIECEGNISPALSWDFCQRALSSSVSSLTGPMRKRSQEEVEVLFPEEEEQVEGGLLLPIALQRYDHVTQAFGVDKRDLGSQASQLNTAYNAQNALSLEDEYEEEEGQEEKGADISARGQEDVGLSFSKRFGGFVKGRHGYKKLMSPGRSYQKRYGGFIGIRKSARKWNNQKRFSEFLKQYLGMSSRATEFNSVSEDLTQQNEI, encoded by the exons ATGAAGACTGTggtggctctgctgctgctctgtctgtgtgatcCTGGACAGAGTGACTGCCAGACAGACTGTCTGTCCTGCAGCAACATCCTGCCCAAACAGCTCAATTTCAACACCATg GTGTGTCTGATTGAGTGTGAAGGCAACATCTCCCCAGCCCTGTCCTGGGACTTCTGTCAAAGGGCTCTGTCATCATCAGTGTCCTCCCTCACTGGTCCTATGCGGAAAAGATCtcaagaggaggtggaggtccTGTTtccagaggaggaagaacaagTGGAGGGAGGTCTATTGCTGCCCATTGCATTACAAAGATATGATCACGTGACCCAGGCATTTGGGGTGGACAAGAGGGATTTGGGTAGCCAGGCCAGCCAGCTGAACACTGCCTACAATGCCCAGAATGCCCTGTCCCTTGAGGATGAatatgaggaggaagaagggcaggaggaaaagggTGCTGACATCTCAGCGAGGGGACAGGAAGATGTAGGGCTGAGCTTCTCCAAGAGGTTTGGTGGTTTCGTCAAAGGGAGGCACGGCTACAAGAAGCTGATGTCTCCAGGAAGATCGTACCAGAAGAGATACGGTGGCTTCATTGGCATCCGTAAGTCAGCCCGCAAGTGGAACAACCAAAAACGTTTCAGTGAGTTTCTGAAGCAGTATCTGGGTATGAGCTCCCGGGCCACCGAATTCAACAGCGTGTCAGAGGACCTAACCCAACAGAATGAGATTTAG
- the pdpr gene encoding pyruvate dehydrogenase phosphatase regulatory subunit, mitochondrial — translation MGSCVRSSRALSPVLLPRLLLPHMGYRPAGRSLWTSPTCMTVNGDSQLLPLPSQARVVICGGGIVGTSVAYHLAKLGWTDIVLLEQGRLGAGTTRLCAGIVSVAKPISIECQMANYSISLYQQLEEETGIKTGYVKTGSLCLAQNQDRFISLKRLASRLKVMGISCNIIKPKEIAKLHPLVNIHDLVGALHLPSDAVVSPPEVNHALAVASAGQGVQILDRTSVQQVLVEKGHVMAVETDRGSIACEYFVNCAGQWAYELGQASELKVSVPLHGCEHFYLLTKPLQEPLPGTTPVVIDMDGRIYARPWQGGILSGGFEKNPKPIFTEGRNQLEIQNMQEDWDHFEPMLNSLLRRMPTLESAEIFQLVNCPESFTPDMRCLMGETQGISGYFVLAGMNSSGLAFAGGAGKYLAEWMTYGYPTANVWPLDIKRFGNLQSSRTFLRHRVMEVMPLMYELKVPRWDFQTGRQLRTSPLYDRLDTQGARWMEKHGFERPKYFIPHGKDLLSLDQSKTFYKPDWFDIVGAEVKCCKEAVCVIDMSSFTKFELTSTGDQALELLQHLCANDLDVPVGHIVHTGMLNERGGYENDCSVVRISKNSYFIISPTDQQVHCWHWIKKHMPCDPKLHLEDVSWKYTALNLIGPRAMDVLAELSYVSMTPDHFPSMFCKEMSVGYANGIRVMSMTHTGEPGFMLYIPIEYALHVYNEVMSVGQKYGIRNAGYYALRSLRIEKFFAFWGQDLDTFTTPLECGREFRVKFDQDTDFLGREALLQQRHDGVFRRFVMLVLEDHDTELDLWPWWGEPIYCNGQLAGTTTSSAYSYTLERHVCLGFVSPPPSPEGLPTPITPDFINRGDYEVDIAGQRYPAKAKLYPFSSLFTQQKRRKDDMELSNLHGK, via the exons ATGGGCAGCTGTGTGCGGAGCTCCAGGGCTCTGTCCCCTGTCCTGCTCCCCCGGCTGCTGCTTCCCCACATGGGCTACAGACCGGCAGGCAGGAGCCTCTGGACATCTCCCACTTGCATGACTGTCAACGGAGACTCCCAGCTGCTCCCACTGCCCAGCCAGGCCCGGGTGGTTATCTGTGGAGGGGGCATTGTGGGAACATCAGTAGCTTATCACCTGGCCAAACTAGGCTGGACTGACATAGTGCTCCTGGAACAGGGCAG ACTTGGTGCTGGAACAACTAGGCTCTGTGCTGGGATTGTCAGTGTGGCAAAGCCCATTTCCATTGAATGTCAAATGGCCAACTACTCCATTAGTCTTTaccagcagctggaggaggagacgggGATCAAAACAG gctATGTGAAGACAGGGTCTTTATGTCTCGCACAAAATCAGGATCGCTTCATCTCTCTGAAACGCCTGGCATCCCGACTAAA GGTCATGGGGATCAGTTGTAACATCATTAAACCTAAAGAGATAGCAAAACTACACCCTCTTGTCAATATCCATGACTTGGTAGGGGCACTCCACCTCCCTTCAGATGCTGTGGTGTCTCCACCTGAAGTTAATCATGCTTTGGCTGTGGCTTCTGCTGGACAAG GGGTTCAAATCCTCGATCGGACAAGTGTTCAGCAGGTTCTGGTGGAGAAGGGTCATGTGATGGCAGTGGAGACTGACAGGGGCTCAATTGCGTGTGAATACTTTGTCAACTGTGCTGGACAA TGGGCCTATGAGTTGGGCCAGGCTAGTGAATTGAAGGTGTCTGTTCCTCTTCACGGCTGTGAACACTTCTACCTACTCACAAAACCTCTGCAGGAGCCACTACCAGGGACCACACCAG TGGTGATTGATATGGATGGCAGGATATATGCACGGCCATGGCAGGGCGGAATTCTGTCTGGGGGCTTTGAGAAGAACCCCAAACCTATCTTCACTGAGGGCCGTAACCAGCTGGAGATCCAGAACATGCAGGAGGACTGGGACCACTTTG AGCCAATGCTCAATTCTCTGCTGAGGAGAATGCCTACTCTAGAGTCAGCTGAGATCTTTCAGCTGGTCAACTGTCCAGAGTCCTTCACCCCTGATATGCGCTGTCTGATGGGGGAGACGCAGGGCATCTCTGGCTACTTTGTACTGGCAGGGATGAACTCCTCTGGTTTGGCTTTCGCTGGAGGAGCTGGCAA GTATCTGGCAGAGTGGATGACCTATGGTTACCCCACGGCTAACGTCTGGCCACTGGACATCAAACGGTTTGGTAACCTGCAGAGCAGCCGAACCTTCCTGAGACATAGAGTAATGGAAGTCATGC CTTTGATGTATGAACTGAAGGTTCCTCGCTGGGACTTTCAGACTGGACGTCAACTCAGGACCAGCCCTCTGTATGACCGCCTGGATACCCAGGGAGCACGTTGGATGGAGAAACATGGCTTTGAAAGGCCGAAATACTTTATTCCTCATGGGAAAG atcTGCTGTCTCTGGACCAGAGTAAGACCTTTTACAAACCAGACTGGTTTGACATTGTTGGAGCAGAAGTGAAATGCTGCAAAGAGGCTGTGTGTGTCATTGACATGTCCTCCTTCACCAAGTTTGAACTGACT TCAACAGGAGACCAGGCTCTTGAGCTGCTGCAACACCTGTGCGCCAATGACCTGGACGTCCCCGTTGGACACATTGTCCACACCGGCATGTTGAATGAGAGAGGAGGTTATGAGAATGACTGCAGTGTGGTCCGCATTAGCAAGAACAG CTACTTCATCATCTCTCCAACAGACCAGCAGGTCCACTGTTGGCACTGGATAAAGAAACACATGCCTTGTGACCCAAAGCTCCACCTAGAGGATGTTAGCTGGAAGTATACAG CTTTAAATCTTATTGGCCCCCGTGCTATGGATGTTTTGGCTGAGCTGTCATATGTTTCCATGACACCCGATCACTTCCCGTCCATGTTCTGTAAG GAGATGAGCGTGGGCTATGCTAACGGGATCAGAGTGATGAGCATGACTCACACTGGGGAGCCGGGCTTCATGCTCTACATTCCCATTGAG TATGCACTGCACGTGTACAATGAAGTGATGTCAGTGGGTCAGAAGTATGGAATTCGTAATGCAGGATACTACGCGCTGCGCAGCCTACGCATAGAGAAGTTCTTTGCCTTCTGGGGTCAGGACCTTGACACCTTCACCACCCCACTGGAGTGTGGACGAGAGTTCAGGGTGAAGTTTGACCAG GACACAGACTTCCTTGGTCGTGAGGCGTTGTTGCAGCAGCGCCATGATGGCGTGTTTCGACGGTTTGTCATGCTGGTTCTGGAGGATCATGACACTGAGCTGGACCTGTGGCCATGGTGGGGGGAGCCCATCTACTGTAATGGTCAGCTGGCTGGGACGACCACAAGCAGTGCCTACAGTTACACCCTGGAGCGCCATGTCTGCCTTGGCTTTGTATCTCCACCACCAAGTCCAGAGGGGCTCCCCACACCCATCACCCCGGACTTCATCAACCGTGGGGACTATGAGGTAGACATTGCTGGCCAGCGCTACCCAGCCAAAGCCAAACTCTACCCATTTAGCTCCCTTTTCACTCAGCAAAAACGCCGCAAGGACGACATGGAGCTCAGCAACCTCCATGGGAAGTGA
- the mrps11 gene encoding 28S ribosomal protein S11, mitochondrial yields the protein MYNMYKLNCVLVRSFNNVCRQLAAPLNARGSSVGLQRTLCSSAVRLQQSSASSSDPEQTSTEFSHFPPLPGQDSALRWGGKKFEDLPIIHIKATYNNTHIQLTDSAGQSMVRTSCGTEGFKNIKKSTPIAAQVAGISAAAKASAKGVAFVRVVIKGIGPGRQAAIKGLTMGGLDVVSITDETPVPHNGCRPRKARRT from the exons ATGTACAATATGtataaattaaattgtgtaTTAGTTCGTTCTTTTAATAACGTATGCCGCCAGTTGGCCGCCCCACTGAATGCAAGAGGAAGCTCTGT CGGCCTGCAGCGAACACTATGCAGCAGTGCTGTCAGACTTCAACAGAGTTCAGCATCCTCCTCTGACCCCGAGCAAACATCCACAGAATTCAG ccattttcctcctctgcctgGTCAAGACAGTGCTCTGAGATGGGGTGGAAAAAAGTTTGAGGATTTACCAATCATCCACATTAAAGCCACATACAACAA CACACACATCCAGCTGACAGACAGTGCGGGACAGTCGATGGTCAGGACATCTTGTGGAACAGAAGGTTTCAAGAACATCAAGAAGTCAACGCCCATCGCTGCTCAGGTTGCAGGCATCTCTGCTGCCGCA AAAGCCTCAGCCAAGGGAGTGGCATTTGTTCGTGTTGTGATCAAAGGTATTGGTCCTGGACGTCAg GCAGCAATCAAAGGCTTGACCATGGGAGGCCTGGATGTGGTATCCATCACAGACGAAACCCCCGTGCCACACAACGGATGCCGCCCGCGCAAAGCCAGAAGAACGTGA